From a single Streptomyces rubradiris genomic region:
- a CDS encoding uroporphyrinogen-III synthase, translating to MYDEEQQPEHGPLAGFTVGVTAARRAEELGALLQRRGATVLHAPALRIVPLADDSELLAATKEIIDRVPDVVVATTAIGFRGWVEAADGWGLGEQLVGRLRGARLLARGPKVKGAIRAAGLTEEWSPSSESLAEVLDRLLEEGVDGSRVAVQLHGEPLPGFVESLRAAGAEVLPVPVYRWMPPEDTGPLDRLLDTAVGRGLDALTFTSAPAAASLLSRAEERGLLGELLSALAHDILPACVGPVTALPLQAHGVDTVQPERFRLGPLVQLLCQELPARARALPVAGHRMEIRGHAVLIDGELRPVPPAGMSLLRALSRRPGWVVPRADLLKALPGAGRDEHAVETAMARLRTALGAPKLIQTVVKRGYRLALDPATDTKYADQ from the coding sequence ATGTACGACGAAGAGCAGCAACCCGAGCACGGACCCCTCGCCGGGTTCACCGTGGGCGTCACCGCCGCGCGCCGGGCCGAGGAGCTGGGCGCCCTGCTCCAGCGGCGCGGCGCCACCGTCCTGCACGCTCCCGCGCTGCGGATCGTGCCGCTCGCCGACGACAGCGAGCTGCTCGCCGCCACGAAGGAGATCATCGACCGGGTGCCGGACGTGGTCGTGGCCACCACTGCCATCGGCTTCCGGGGCTGGGTCGAGGCCGCCGACGGCTGGGGCCTCGGCGAACAACTCGTGGGACGGCTGCGTGGGGCACGGCTGCTGGCCCGTGGCCCGAAGGTCAAAGGCGCGATCCGGGCGGCGGGCCTGACCGAGGAATGGTCGCCCTCCTCGGAGTCCCTGGCCGAGGTGCTCGACCGGCTCCTGGAGGAGGGCGTCGACGGCAGCCGCGTCGCCGTACAGCTGCACGGCGAACCCCTGCCCGGCTTCGTGGAGTCGCTGCGGGCCGCCGGGGCGGAGGTGCTTCCGGTGCCGGTCTACCGCTGGATGCCCCCGGAGGACACCGGCCCGCTGGACCGTCTGCTGGACACGGCCGTCGGCCGCGGCCTGGACGCCCTGACCTTCACCAGCGCCCCCGCCGCCGCCTCCCTCCTGTCCCGCGCGGAGGAGCGCGGCCTGCTGGGCGAGCTGCTGTCGGCGCTGGCCCACGACATCCTGCCCGCCTGCGTCGGCCCGGTCACCGCGCTGCCCCTCCAGGCCCACGGGGTGGACACGGTCCAGCCGGAACGCTTCCGCCTCGGGCCCCTGGTGCAGCTGCTCTGCCAGGAACTCCCGGCCCGCGCCCGCGCGTTGCCCGTCGCCGGGCACCGGATGGAGATCCGCGGCCACGCGGTCCTGATCGACGGCGAGCTCAGGCCGGTCCCGCCGGCCGGCATGTCCCTGCTGCGCGCCCTGTCCCGCCGCCCCGGCTGGGTGGTCCCGCGCGCGGACCTGCTCAAGGCCCTGCCCGGCGCGGGCCGCGACGAACACGCCGTGGAAACGGCGATGGCCCGCCTGCGCACGGCCCTCGGCGCGCCGAAGCTGATCCAGACGGTGGTGAAACGGGGCTACCGGCTGGCCCTCGACCCGGCGACGGACACCAAGTACGCGGACCAGTAG
- a CDS encoding CGNR zinc finger domain-containing protein codes for MALGGGTPAYPLRFDAGRVCLDLLATRHPGERLDGVGALCAWITGTGLVPDGTPLGHADVSWPAAFRELRADIGYLMRVLLGGEAGGYGGALARVNEAARAVPPAPVAVPAEDGCLVRELAVPPGCAGLLAVVARDAVELLTDPVARASVRQCAGDDCPLVYLDTSRGRRRRWCSSEVCGNRERVARHRRRAALARA; via the coding sequence ATGGCACTCGGTGGAGGCACGCCCGCGTACCCGCTGCGGTTCGATGCCGGACGGGTGTGCCTGGACCTGCTCGCCACCCGGCATCCGGGCGAACGCCTGGACGGGGTGGGCGCGTTGTGCGCGTGGATCACCGGTACCGGGCTGGTGCCGGACGGGACGCCGCTCGGGCACGCGGACGTCTCCTGGCCGGCCGCCTTCCGGGAACTGCGGGCGGACATCGGGTACTTGATGCGCGTACTACTGGGTGGCGAGGCCGGCGGGTACGGGGGTGCGCTCGCCCGGGTCAACGAGGCCGCCCGGGCCGTGCCGCCCGCGCCCGTTGCCGTGCCCGCGGAAGACGGGTGTCTGGTAAGGGAGTTGGCGGTGCCGCCCGGGTGTGCCGGGCTGCTCGCCGTCGTCGCCCGGGACGCCGTGGAGCTGCTCACCGATCCCGTCGCGCGGGCCTCGGTGCGGCAGTGCGCGGGGGACGACTGCCCGCTCGTGTACCTCGACACCTCCCGGGGGCGGCGCCGGCGCTGGTGTTCCAGCGAGGTGTGCGGCAACCGGGAACGGGTCGCCCGGCACCGGCGGCGGGCCGCGCTCGCCCGCGCCTGA
- a CDS encoding sigma-70 family RNA polymerase sigma factor yields the protein MGVRKDAAVAKDRGARARHRLSARSSEPRVPAPSAEPDEELVRALYREHAGPLLAYVLRLVAGDRQRAEDVVQETLIRAWKNAGRLNRATGSVRPWLVTVARRIVIDGHRSRQARPQEVDPSPLEVIPAEDEIDKALWLMTLSDALDDLTPAHREVLVETYFKGRTVNEAAQTLGIPSGTVRSRVFYALRSMKLALEERGVTA from the coding sequence GTGGGCGTGCGCAAGGATGCGGCCGTGGCCAAGGACCGTGGTGCGAGGGCCCGACATCGCCTGTCCGCACGCTCCTCGGAACCCCGTGTGCCCGCACCGTCCGCGGAGCCGGACGAGGAACTGGTGCGCGCGCTGTACCGGGAGCACGCCGGTCCGCTGCTCGCCTACGTCCTGCGGCTGGTCGCCGGTGACCGGCAGCGCGCCGAGGACGTCGTACAGGAAACGCTCATCCGTGCCTGGAAGAACGCCGGTCGGCTCAATCGGGCGACCGGTTCGGTACGCCCCTGGCTGGTGACGGTCGCGCGCCGCATCGTCATCGACGGCCACCGCAGCCGGCAGGCCCGGCCGCAGGAGGTCGATCCGTCGCCGCTGGAGGTCATCCCCGCGGAGGACGAGATCGACAAGGCGCTGTGGCTGATGACGCTGTCGGACGCGCTCGACGACCTGACCCCGGCCCACCGGGAGGTACTTGTCGAGACGTACTTCAAAGGGCGTACCGTCAACGAGGCGGCCCAGACCCTCGGCATACCCAGCGGAACCGTCCGTTCCCGGGTGTTCTACGCCCTGCGGTCGATGAAGCTGGCCCTGGAGGAGCGGGGGGTGACGGCGTGA
- a CDS encoding zf-HC2 domain-containing protein — MNPSQGSPVPSEHETVGAYALGILDDAEATAFEAHLAGCEWCARQLDELAGMEPVLAALADLPGSGGTPAIGESLAARPGSRLVAELVDEVAEQRARKRRRGLCMIAAAAALVIAGPLAAVAAGGGSDGDGRAAAPPARSVFGAMSDRRSATDASTRVSATVAMTGKEWGTQAVLELKNVKGPLKCSLVLVAKNGRRVTMSSWTVPDQGYGIPDANTDKARKPLYIGGAAAFRPDEIDHFEVVTFEGRKLVEVDA; from the coding sequence ATGAACCCCAGCCAGGGATCTCCGGTGCCGAGCGAACACGAGACCGTGGGCGCCTACGCCCTCGGGATCCTCGACGACGCCGAGGCAACCGCTTTCGAGGCGCACCTCGCCGGCTGCGAGTGGTGCGCCCGGCAACTGGACGAACTGGCCGGGATGGAGCCGGTGCTCGCCGCGCTGGCCGACCTGCCCGGCTCCGGCGGCACGCCCGCGATCGGCGAGTCGCTGGCCGCCCGGCCCGGCTCCCGGCTGGTGGCGGAGCTGGTGGACGAGGTCGCCGAGCAGCGCGCCCGCAAGCGCCGCCGCGGCCTCTGCATGATCGCCGCCGCGGCGGCCCTGGTCATCGCGGGCCCGCTGGCCGCGGTCGCGGCCGGCGGCGGCTCCGACGGGGACGGGCGGGCCGCCGCGCCGCCGGCCCGGTCCGTGTTCGGCGCCATGTCCGACCGGAGGTCCGCCACGGACGCCTCGACGCGGGTCAGCGCGACCGTCGCCATGACCGGCAAGGAGTGGGGCACCCAGGCGGTGCTGGAGCTGAAGAACGTCAAGGGCCCGCTGAAGTGCTCCCTGGTGCTCGTCGCCAAGAACGGCCGACGCGTGACCATGTCGTCGTGGACGGTGCCCGACCAGGGGTACGGCATCCCGGACGCGAACACCGACAAGGCGCGGAAACCGCTTTACATCGGCGGGGCGGCGGCCTTCCGGCCCGACGAGATCGACCACTTCGAGGTGGTGACGTTCGAGGGGCGGAAGCTGGTGGAGGTCGACGCGTAA
- a CDS encoding HelD family protein, translated as MAAQVQQSAVGSVHEAHDSVRDREISVEQEHLDRVYRRLEEKIHEAEFLMHDAAQRGQVGTPGALAERDAQVFRAGVHLNRLNNEFEDFLFGRIDLLLGKDGKKGPDGAYTAVEPAEGAVREDNTADIAETLHIGRIGVLDEDYSPLVIDWRAPAAAPFYRATPVEPGRVVRRRVIRSKGRRVLGVEDDLMRPELTAYLDGRELPVIGDGALMAALGQARGHTMRDIVSSIQAEQDLVIRAPAASITYVEGGPGTGKTAVALHRAAYLLYQDRRRYAGGILIVSPTPLLVAYTEGVLPSLGEEGQVAIRAIGSLVDGAEATVYDSPSVARAKGSSRMLKVLRKAARGALELGPAAPADAEDDENRPCDGPPSRLRVVAFGRRLELEADELERIRRTALTGTAPVNLLRPRARKLLLDALWARSGAAARHTDPELAAELRSSFDEDVTSEDSFLTFLDAWWPELTPRTVLAAMADEKRLGRWARRVLNPGEVRKVARSLRRDGLSVHDIALLDELQAILGAPARPRKKRELDPLDQLTGLEELMPVREETQRERAERLAQERTEYAHVIVDEAQDLTPMQWRMVGRRGRQATWTVVGDPAQSSWSDPDEAAEARDEALGTRPRRRFQLTVNYRNPAEIAELAAKVLALAMPGAEAPSAVRSTGVEPRFTVVADSLERTVRAEAERLLGLVDGTVGVVVAMGRREEARRWLAGLGDRVVALGSLEAKGLEYDATVVVSPAEIADESPAGLRVLYVALTRATQQLTVVSGQRDEPDATGVPDLLRD; from the coding sequence GTGGCCGCTCAGGTTCAGCAGTCCGCGGTCGGCTCGGTACACGAGGCACACGATTCCGTCCGTGACCGGGAGATCAGCGTCGAACAGGAACACCTGGACCGGGTGTACCGGCGGCTAGAGGAGAAGATCCACGAAGCCGAGTTCCTGATGCACGACGCGGCCCAGCGCGGCCAGGTCGGCACCCCCGGCGCGCTCGCCGAACGGGACGCCCAGGTCTTCCGGGCCGGTGTCCATCTCAACCGGCTGAACAACGAGTTCGAGGACTTCCTGTTCGGGCGGATCGACCTGCTGCTCGGCAAGGACGGCAAGAAGGGGCCCGACGGCGCCTACACGGCCGTCGAGCCCGCCGAGGGCGCCGTGCGCGAGGACAACACCGCCGACATCGCCGAAACGCTGCACATCGGGCGTATCGGCGTGCTCGACGAGGACTACTCCCCGCTGGTCATCGACTGGCGGGCGCCGGCCGCCGCGCCCTTCTACCGGGCCACGCCGGTGGAGCCGGGACGGGTGGTGCGGCGCCGGGTCATCCGCTCCAAGGGGCGCCGGGTGCTCGGCGTCGAGGACGACCTGATGCGGCCGGAGCTGACGGCGTACCTGGACGGCCGGGAGCTGCCGGTCATCGGCGACGGCGCCTTGATGGCCGCCCTCGGCCAGGCCCGCGGCCACACCATGCGGGACATCGTCTCCTCCATCCAGGCCGAGCAGGACCTGGTCATCCGGGCCCCCGCCGCCTCCATCACCTACGTGGAGGGCGGGCCGGGCACCGGGAAGACCGCCGTCGCCCTGCACCGCGCCGCCTACCTGCTCTACCAGGACCGCAGACGCTACGCGGGCGGCATCCTGATCGTCTCCCCGACCCCGCTGCTGGTCGCCTACACCGAGGGCGTGCTGCCCTCGCTCGGCGAGGAGGGCCAGGTCGCCATCCGCGCCATCGGCTCCCTCGTCGACGGCGCGGAGGCCACCGTCTACGACTCCCCGTCCGTGGCCCGCGCCAAGGGCTCCTCCCGGATGCTGAAGGTGCTGCGCAAGGCCGCCCGGGGCGCCCTGGAACTGGGCCCGGCCGCCCCGGCCGACGCCGAGGACGACGAGAACCGGCCCTGCGACGGCCCGCCCTCCCGGCTGCGCGTCGTGGCCTTCGGGCGCCGGCTCGAACTGGAGGCCGACGAGCTGGAACGTATCCGCCGTACCGCGCTCACCGGCACCGCGCCGGTCAACCTGCTCCGCCCGCGCGCCCGCAAGCTGCTGCTGGACGCCCTGTGGGCCCGATCCGGCGCCGCCGCCCGGCACACCGACCCGGAGCTGGCCGCCGAGCTGCGCTCCTCCTTCGACGAGGACGTCACGAGCGAGGACTCCTTCCTGACCTTCCTCGACGCCTGGTGGCCGGAGCTGACCCCGCGGACGGTGCTCGCCGCGATGGCCGACGAGAAGCGGCTCGGCCGCTGGGCCCGGCGGGTGCTCAATCCCGGTGAGGTCCGCAAGGTCGCCCGCTCGCTCAGGCGGGACGGCCTCTCCGTGCACGACATCGCCCTGCTCGACGAACTCCAGGCGATCCTCGGCGCCCCGGCCCGCCCCCGCAAGAAGCGCGAACTGGACCCGCTGGACCAGCTCACCGGCCTGGAGGAGCTGATGCCGGTGCGCGAGGAGACCCAGCGCGAGCGGGCCGAGCGGCTGGCGCAGGAGCGCACCGAGTACGCGCACGTCATCGTGGACGAGGCGCAGGACCTGACGCCGATGCAGTGGCGCATGGTCGGCCGCCGCGGCCGGCAGGCCACCTGGACGGTCGTCGGGGACCCGGCGCAGTCCTCCTGGTCCGACCCGGACGAGGCGGCCGAGGCCCGCGACGAGGCGCTGGGCACCCGGCCCAGGCGCCGTTTCCAGCTCACCGTGAACTACCGCAACCCGGCCGAGATCGCCGAGCTGGCCGCGAAGGTGCTCGCGCTCGCCATGCCCGGCGCCGAGGCCCCCTCCGCCGTGCGGTCGACCGGGGTGGAGCCGCGCTTCACCGTGGTGGCGGACTCCCTGGAGCGGACGGTGCGCGCGGAGGCCGAGCGGCTGCTGGGCCTGGTGGACGGCACGGTCGGCGTGGTGGTGGCGATGGGCCGGCGCGAGGAGGCCCGGCGCTGGCTGGCCGGGCTGGGCGACCGGGTGGTGGCCCTCGGCAGCCTGGAGGCCAAGGGCCTGGAGTACGACGCGACGGTCGTCGTCTCGCCCGCGGAGATCGCCGACGAGTCACCGGCCGGCCTGCGCGTGCTGTACGTGGCGCTGACCCGGGCCACCCAGCAGCTGACGGTGGTCTCGGGCCAGCGCGACGAGCCGGACGCGACCGGCGTCCCGGACCTGCTCAGGGACTGA
- a CDS encoding NAD-dependent malic enzyme yields the protein MATAPSVSYSMTIRLEVPASGTAVSQLTTAVESSGGSVTGLDVTASGHEKLRIDVTIAATSTAHAEEIVEKLRGIEGVTLGKVSDRTFLMHLGGKIEMASKHPIRNRDDLSMVYTPGVARVCMAIAENPEDARRLTIKRNSVAVVTDGSAVLGLGNIGPKAALPVMEGKAALFKRFAGIDAWPICLDTQDTDAIVEIVKAIAPGFAGINLEDISAPRCFEIEARLREALDIPVFHDDQHGTAIVVLAALTNALRVTDKAIQNIRVVMSGAGAAGTAILKLLLAAGVKNAVVADIHGVVHAGREDLVNSPADSPLRWIADNTNPEGLTGTLKEAVRGADVFIGVSAPNVLDGADVAAMAEGAIVFALANPDPEVDPAIARQTAAVVATGRSDFPNQINNVLVFPGVFRGLLDAQSRTVNTEMMLAAAKALADVVSEDELNPNYIIPSVFNDKVAGAVAGAVREAAKAAGATA from the coding sequence ATGGCAACGGCGCCCAGCGTCTCCTACTCGATGACGATCCGGCTGGAGGTGCCCGCGAGCGGAACGGCCGTCTCGCAGCTCACCACCGCCGTGGAGTCCTCCGGGGGCTCGGTGACCGGCCTCGACGTCACCGCGTCCGGCCACGAGAAGCTCCGTATCGACGTCACCATCGCGGCCACCTCCACGGCCCACGCCGAGGAGATCGTCGAGAAGCTGCGCGGCATCGAGGGCGTCACGCTCGGCAAGGTCTCCGACCGTACGTTCCTGATGCACCTCGGCGGCAAGATCGAGATGGCGTCTAAGCACCCCATCCGCAACCGTGACGACCTCTCCATGGTCTACACGCCCGGCGTGGCCCGCGTCTGCATGGCCATCGCCGAGAACCCCGAGGACGCCCGCCGCCTCACCATCAAGCGCAACTCCGTTGCGGTCGTGACGGACGGCTCCGCCGTGCTGGGCCTCGGCAACATCGGCCCCAAGGCCGCGCTGCCCGTGATGGAGGGCAAGGCGGCCCTCTTCAAGCGCTTCGCCGGCATCGACGCCTGGCCGATCTGCCTGGACACCCAGGACACCGACGCGATCGTGGAGATCGTCAAGGCGATCGCCCCGGGCTTCGCCGGCATCAACCTGGAGGACATCTCCGCGCCGCGCTGCTTCGAGATCGAGGCCCGGCTGCGCGAGGCCCTGGACATCCCGGTCTTCCACGACGACCAGCACGGCACCGCCATCGTCGTGCTCGCCGCCCTGACCAACGCGCTGCGCGTGACGGACAAGGCGATCCAGAACATCCGGGTCGTCATGTCCGGCGCCGGCGCGGCCGGTACGGCCATCCTGAAGCTGCTGCTGGCGGCCGGCGTGAAGAACGCCGTCGTCGCCGACATCCACGGTGTCGTGCACGCCGGCCGCGAGGACCTGGTGAACTCCCCGGCCGACTCGCCGCTGCGCTGGATCGCCGACAACACCAACCCCGAGGGCCTCACCGGCACCCTGAAGGAGGCCGTGCGCGGCGCCGACGTCTTCATCGGCGTCTCCGCCCCGAACGTCCTGGACGGCGCCGACGTGGCCGCCATGGCCGAGGGCGCCATCGTGTTCGCGCTCGCGAACCCCGACCCCGAGGTGGACCCGGCGATCGCCCGGCAGACCGCGGCCGTCGTGGCCACCGGCCGCTCCGACTTCCCGAACCAGATCAACAACGTGCTGGTCTTCCCGGGCGTCTTCCGCGGCCTGCTGGACGCGCAGTCCCGCACCGTCAACACCGAGATGATGCTCGCCGCCGCCAAGGCCCTGGCCGACGTGGTGAGCGAGGACGAGCTGAACCCGAACTACATCATCCCCAGCGTCTTCAACGACAAGGTCGCGGGCGCCGTGGCCGGGGCGGTCCGGGAGGCCGCCAAGGCGGCCGGCGCGACGGCCTGA